From the genome of Impatiens glandulifera chromosome 9, dImpGla2.1, whole genome shotgun sequence, one region includes:
- the LOC124915304 gene encoding 60S ribosomal protein L36-2-like: protein MAPKQPNTGLFVGLNKGHIVTKKELAPRPSDRKGKSTKRVQFVRSLIREVAGFAPYEKRITELLKVGKDKRALKVAKRKLGTHKRAKRKREEMSSVLRKMRSAGGGEKKK, encoded by the exons ATGGCTCCTAAACAGCCAAACACAGGCCTCTTTGTGGGGTTGAACAAAGGGCATATAGTTACCAAGAAAGAGTTGGCTCCACGCCCATCTGATAGGAAAGGC AAAAGTACGAAAAGGGTTCAATTTGTGAGATCATTGATTAGAGAAGTGGCTGGCTTTGCACCTTATGAGAAGAGAATTACTGAACTTCTAAAGGTTGGAAAGGATAAGCGTGCTCTGAAAGTGGCCAAGAGAAAGTTGGGCACACACAAGAGGGCGAAGAGGAAGCGTGAGGAGATGTCTAGCGTTCTCCGTAAGATGAG GTCTGCTGGAGGTGGTGAAAAGAAGAAGTGA
- the LOC124914524 gene encoding putative pentatricopeptide repeat-containing protein At5g09950, which translates to MFLCNIVSLRIRRISLHSNYALNSWAVSLSYCKESILNQTLHSKTSDSDHPVDSLPPYLTQLQILVDHYNSAIAPPRTGLPSPIQNSEDYYEFLIHNFRFSSSHTVAKQLHLLFIKNGLIGNNFCSNTIKSIYARTGDIIAADKLFAEMPQRNYTQNGISDEACTDFIEIVRSGVYPSSYTFGSVLKACIGLGSSGLRVGLQIHGLILKTPYVFDVSMSNVLILMYGNSRNLVECAYCVFYDMHIRDVISWNSIISVCSHRGDLLSAFELFSQMQQGFELDVRPNEYTFGSLLSVASSVDYNCQCLLEQMLSKSMKYGIMHDLYVGSALVSGLTRVGLLDIAKNIFQQMNVRNVATMNGLMVGLVKQRQGEEATVVFREMEGLIERNSKSYSILMSSFTEFSDLKKGKNKGKEVHAHVMRAGLFDSDVSIGNALINMYAKCGAIFDACSVFELMVCKDSVSWNSIISSFDQNEDYEGSVLQFQKMRRIGLMPSNFTFISALSSCGSLGWINIGKQIHGKGIQVGLDLDISVSNVLICLYSMTGFSSESLKVFSLMSDHDRVSWNSIIRALADSEEHLLESLRYFIEMMRVGWSPNDITIINVLSSVSSHSVHQVHALAVKYCLANETTVENTLLSCYGKSGHIDECEKIFSLMSERRNEIAWNSMILGYIHNDQLDKAMDLVSAMLQTGKRLDSFTFATVLSACASVSMLERGMEIHGCSIRACLESDVVVGSALVDMYAKCGRIDYAVRFFDSMPFRNLYTWNAMISGFASHGSGYEALELFTKMSHSPDHVTFVAVLSACSHVGLVEEGFKHFESMSKIYDLAPKIEHFSCMVDVLGRAGELNKMDEFIRRMPIEPNELIWRTVLAACSRSNGLKTDLGRKAAKKLKEMEPQNAVNYILLANMYAAGESWINVEEAREAMRESAAKKEVGCSWVG; encoded by the coding sequence ATGTTTCTCTGCAACATAGTTTCATTAAGGATCCGACGTATTTCACTTCATTCAAATTACGCTCTAAATTCATGGGCTGTATCTCTTTCTTACTGTAAAGAATCAATCTTGAACCAGACTCTTCACTCAAAAACATCAGATTCAGACCATCCAGTTGATTCGCTACCGCCTTACTTAACCCAGTTGCAAATCTTGGTTGATCACTACAATTCGGCTATCGCCCCACCAAGAACTGGACTGCCTTCGCCAATTCAAAATTCTGAGGATTACTATGAATTTCTTATCCACAACTTTCGATTTTCGTCCTCTCATACTGTTGCTAAGCAGCTTCATTTATTGTTTATCAAGAATGGACTTATTGGGAACAACTTTTGCTCCAACACCATTAAAAGTATTTACGCCAGAACCGGCGACATCATTGCTGCAGATAAGCTGTTTGCTGAAATGCCCCAAAGAAATTATACCCAGAATGGAATATCAGATGAAGCCTGCACTGACTTTATAGAAATTGTGAGGTCAGGGGTTTATCCAAGTTCTTATACTTTTGGGAGTGTTCTCAAAGCTTGCATTGGTTTAGGCTCGTCCGGACTAAGGGTTGGTTTGCAAATTCATGGTCTAATCCTGAAAACCCCATATGTATTTGATGTTTCGATGTCTAATGTATTGATTTTAATGTATGGAAACAGCAGGAATCTTGTCGAGTGTGCTTATTGTGTTTTCTATGATATGCATATAAGAGACGTAATATCATGGAATTCAATCATATCGGTTTGTTCGCACAGAGGGGACTTGCTTTCTGCCTTTGAACTCTTCTCTCAAATGCAACAAGGATTCGAACTGGATGTTCGGCCGAATGAGTATACGTTTGGCAGCTTACTATCTGTGGCTAGTTCTGTGGATTATAACTGCCAATGTTTGCTTGAACAGATGCTTTCTAAATCTATGAAGTATGGAATTATGCACGATCTTTATGTCGGAAGTGCATTGGTAAGTGGATTAACTAGAGTAGGCTTGTTAGATATTGCCAAGAACATATTTCAGCAAATGAATGTTAGGAATGTGGCGACCATGAATGGCTTGATGGTTGGATTGGTAAAGCAAAGACAAGGAGAAGAGGCAACCGTGGTATTTAGAGAGATGGAAGGATTAATAGAAAGAAACTCAAAGTCTTATTCCATCCTTATGAGTTCGTTTACTGAGTTTTCTGATCtaaaaaaagggaagaacaaagGTAAAGAGGTTCATGCTCATGTCATGCGGGCTGGTTTATTCGATTCTGATGTTTCCATAGGAAACGCACTTATTAACATGTATGCTAAATGTGGAGCCATTTTCGATGCTTGTTCAGTCTTTGAGCTTATGGTTTGTAAGGACTCGGTTTCTTGGAACTCCATAATCTCGAGCTTTGATCAGAATGAGGATTATGAAGGCTCGGTTTTACAATTCCAAAAAATGAGAAGGATAGGATTGATGCCATCTAATTTCACTTTTATAAGCGCTTTGAGTTCCTGCGGAAGCTTAGGTTGGATTAACATAGGAAAGCAGATTCATGGCAAAGGAATACAGGTGGGGCTTGATTTGGATATATCGGTATCAAATGTTCTCATTTGTTTATATTCCATGACAGGGTTTTCCTCTGAATCCTTGAAGGTGTTCTCTTTAATGTCGGATCATGACCGAGTTTCATGGAACTCTATTATTCGAGCTTTGGCTGATTCCGAGGAACATTTATTAGAGTCTTTAAGATATTTCATTGAAATGATGCGAGTCGGATGGTCTCCTAATGACATCActataataaatgttttatcgTCGGTATCGTCTCATTCTGTCCATCAAGTTCATGCCCTGGCAGTAAAATATTGTCTTGCAAATGAAACTACAGTCGAAAATACTCTCCTTTCCTGCTATGGAAAGTCTGGGCATATAGATGAATGTGAGAAGATTTTTTCTTTGATGTCTGAAAGAAGAAATGAAATAGCTTGGAATTCAATGATTTTGGGTTATATTCATAATGACCAATTAGATAAAGCAATGGATTTGGTTTCGGCTATGCTGCAAACGGGTAAAAGATTAGATTCATTCACATTTGCCACGGTTCTTAGTGCATGTGCTTCGGTTTCAATGTTGGAGCGAGGTATGGAGATCCACGGTTGTAGTATAAGGGCTTGTTTGGAGTCAGATGTCGTTGTTGGTAGTGCATTAGTGGACATGTATGCCAAATGCGGGAGAATCGATTACGCGGTTAGGTTCTTCGATTCAATGCCGTTTAGGAACTTGTACACATGGAATGCAATGATTTCTGGATTCGCAAGCCACGGTTCTGGGTACGAAGCACTAGAACTTTTTACAAAAATGAGTCATTCGCCCGATCACGTCACTTTCGTCGCGGTTCTATCTGCTTGCAGCCACGTCGGTTTGGTTGAAGAAGGGTTTAAGCATTTTGAGTCGATGAGTAAGATATATGACCTAGCTCCAAAAATTGAGCATTTCTCGTGCATGGTGGATGTGTTGGGACGGGCGGGTGAACTCAATAAAATGGATGAATTCATTAGAAGAATGCCAATCGAGCCGAATGAACTCATATGGAGGACGGTTTTAGCAGCCTGTTCTCGTTCGAATGGTTTGAAAACAGATTTGGGTAGGAAAGCTGCTAAGAAGCTTAAGGAAATGGAACCTCAAAATGCGGTTAATTATATACTTCTTGCGAATATGTATGCTGCTGGAGAGAGTTGGATCAATGTAGAAGAAGCCCGAGAAGCAATGAGGGAATCGGCAGCTAAAAAAGAAGTTGGTTGCAGTTGGGTTGGGTGA